From Candidatus Hydrogenedentota bacterium, the proteins below share one genomic window:
- a CDS encoding ATP-binding protein, protein MRNTTSASHPDLPHPPLKRLGEVLLEEEAITRQQLDDALAVQQREGGFLGQILVKLGYSTQEVVASCLVKQCKIPHLSLLDYDITKEVLSLVPRETCERYSLLPIDKLGRILTVAMVDPLDLEALEEVRKACPDLRIKPILCNWEHFVHVTNRLFKGDDALARPAEVTASSLGLVDHLSPKEQEEWKAKESGGAVDEKTLQDAVNTLVQQAASAAGTPQARQPADHPTGHAGAAVPARATQGQAPAAPKPHGLTKDEFVGAMREAMREAVAALGQTVAERPAPALDPSELALAIRDGVSSAVQEALLGIVVPAQAVSGVAQSTGDPAVPELSAAIRESIASAMEEAVATLMVQLRALAGRRDSEAAEQMTSELAQALREGVRQAQAVQENRLNQIAEAMLASARQVSQMIEASAVAAGNRHDLESPLSRKHVSVTPFGTGGDGAAEVYAEADAQVIEAMESERPVELFTFDTFFPGKANAFTHQLTVAVAENPGGEYNPFFLYGDVGVGKTHLISATGNAVLRRNPKTRVGYVSASRFSRRLSDAMRANALDAFRENYCHWDILILDDIQFLGGRVEAQEEFFHIFNVLRQEKRQIIIASDKAPDRLGLLEQRLVSRFASGIVAQLKAPEWETRLEILRHAAAAAGVAVPEEVVSLIAMRVPNDVRKMMGALRKVTAFAKLVGHEVNCDLAGEILSHLGIEVAA, encoded by the coding sequence TTGCGCAATACGACGTCCGCTTCTCACCCTGACCTGCCGCACCCTCCGCTCAAACGTCTCGGCGAAGTACTGCTTGAAGAAGAGGCCATAACGCGACAGCAACTCGACGACGCCTTGGCGGTCCAGCAACGCGAGGGCGGTTTCCTTGGCCAGATTCTGGTAAAGCTGGGTTACAGCACCCAGGAGGTCGTTGCCTCGTGCCTCGTGAAGCAGTGCAAGATTCCGCACCTCAGCCTGCTAGATTACGACATTACGAAGGAAGTATTGAGCCTTGTGCCCCGCGAGACGTGCGAGCGCTACAGCCTGCTTCCCATTGACAAGCTGGGCCGGATCCTTACTGTGGCGATGGTTGACCCGCTGGACCTTGAGGCGCTTGAGGAAGTGCGCAAGGCCTGCCCGGACTTGCGGATCAAGCCCATCCTCTGCAATTGGGAACACTTCGTCCATGTAACGAACCGCCTGTTCAAGGGCGATGACGCGTTGGCAAGGCCCGCCGAGGTGACCGCCAGCAGTCTTGGCCTCGTGGACCATTTGTCGCCCAAGGAGCAGGAGGAGTGGAAAGCGAAGGAATCCGGCGGCGCGGTAGATGAAAAGACCTTGCAGGATGCTGTGAATACGCTGGTCCAGCAGGCGGCTTCGGCTGCCGGCACGCCGCAAGCCCGTCAACCCGCAGACCACCCCACCGGTCATGCCGGGGCGGCGGTTCCTGCGCGCGCGACGCAAGGGCAGGCGCCCGCCGCGCCCAAGCCTCACGGGCTCACAAAGGACGAATTCGTGGGCGCCATGCGGGAAGCGATGCGGGAAGCGGTCGCCGCGCTCGGTCAAACCGTGGCGGAGCGGCCGGCGCCCGCGCTGGACCCTTCGGAACTGGCCTTGGCCATTCGTGACGGCGTCAGCAGCGCGGTGCAAGAGGCGCTGTTGGGCATTGTCGTACCGGCGCAGGCCGTGTCCGGTGTTGCGCAGAGCACGGGCGACCCCGCCGTTCCGGAACTGTCGGCGGCGATTCGGGAGAGCATTGCCAGCGCCATGGAGGAAGCAGTCGCCACGCTGATGGTGCAGTTGCGCGCGCTGGCGGGACGGAGGGACAGCGAAGCGGCCGAACAGATGACGTCGGAACTGGCGCAGGCGCTGCGGGAGGGGGTTCGCCAGGCGCAGGCGGTGCAGGAAAACCGCTTGAACCAGATTGCGGAAGCAATGTTGGCGTCCGCGCGGCAGGTCAGCCAGATGATCGAGGCGTCGGCCGTAGCCGCGGGCAATCGGCACGACCTGGAGAGTCCCCTAAGCCGCAAACACGTCTCCGTCACGCCTTTCGGCACAGGGGGCGACGGTGCGGCCGAAGTATACGCGGAAGCCGATGCGCAGGTAATAGAGGCGATGGAGTCCGAGCGTCCCGTGGAACTGTTCACCTTTGACACATTCTTCCCGGGCAAGGCAAACGCCTTCACGCACCAGCTCACCGTCGCCGTGGCGGAGAACCCGGGCGGCGAGTACAACCCCTTCTTCCTGTATGGCGATGTCGGCGTCGGCAAGACGCACCTTATCAGCGCGACAGGCAATGCGGTGCTGCGGCGCAACCCCAAGACCCGTGTGGGCTATGTTTCCGCAAGCCGTTTTTCGAGGCGTCTTTCCGATGCGATGCGCGCCAACGCCTTGGACGCGTTCCGGGAGAACTACTGTCATTGGGACATTCTAATACTCGACGATATCCAATTCTTGGGCGGCCGTGTCGAGGCGCAGGAGGAATTCTTCCACATTTTCAACGTGTTGCGGCAGGAGAAGCGTCAGATCATTATTGCGAGCGATAAAGCGCCGGATCGCCTCGGGCTTCTGGAACAGCGGCTTGTGTCTCGCTTTGCCAGTGGGATTGTGGCCCAACTGAAAGCGCCCGAATGGGAAACGCGCCTGGAGATACTGCGCCATGCCGCGGCCGCTGCGGGCGTTGCCGTGCCGGAAGAGGTGGTCTCGCTTATCGCCATGCGCGTACCCAATGACGTGCGTAAGATGATGGGCGCGCTGCGGAAGGTCACGGCATTTGCTAAACTGGTAGGTCATGAGGTGAACTGCGACCTGGCCGGGGAAATCCTGAGCCACCTGGGAATTGAGGTAGCTGCCTGA
- the tadA gene encoding Flp pilus assembly complex ATPase component TadA, producing MLLEQGLVTREQLTECMNLQRRTGQSLPKILVAKGYLSEENLVVTLSEQLGIPHIRLAHYTIPKEVLAEVPEALSRQYQMLPISVTGDVLTLAMADPLNIMALDDLRMLTSYDIEPVVAVTSELEEAINRHYGGDKAENLYDEIVSADDAKEGMEVVKEADEIEDVSKLEHGAEDEPIKKLSRLILYNALERGASDIHLEPFEKNVRLRYRIDGSLEESKGPPKSLQHNLVARLKILAGCRIDEHRLPQDGRFRIRYKSREIDFRVAFLPCKYGEKVVLRVLDKGSLALDLDGLGFEPQPLSAFKEAIKLPHGMILVTGPTGSGKTTTLYSVLHKLNTIDVNIVTVEDPIEYEMFGVNQVQTAASIGLTFAEALRQILRQDPDIVMVGEIRDFETADVAVKAALTGHLVLSTLHTNDASGVFPRMTDMGIEPFLVQSSVALTSAQRLLKRVCPDCVEPISVPKEVLDRIQYRGFDYIERPQFVRGRGCGKCKDSGYRGRVAVLEAMRNWPELQPLILNRASGYQIKQQAVACGMKTLRQNALARAAKGVTTIEQVLDHTVAD from the coding sequence ATGCTGCTGGAACAGGGGCTGGTTACGCGCGAGCAACTCACCGAATGCATGAACTTGCAGCGACGGACCGGCCAGAGCCTTCCCAAGATTCTCGTGGCGAAGGGCTATCTCAGTGAGGAGAACCTGGTTGTAACGCTGAGCGAACAGCTTGGCATCCCGCATATACGGCTGGCGCACTACACGATTCCGAAGGAAGTGCTGGCGGAAGTGCCCGAGGCGCTTTCCAGGCAGTACCAGATGCTGCCCATCTCCGTGACGGGCGACGTCCTCACGCTGGCCATGGCCGACCCGCTCAATATTATGGCCCTGGACGACCTGCGCATGCTGACGAGTTACGACATCGAGCCGGTCGTCGCCGTGACCTCGGAACTCGAGGAAGCAATCAACCGGCATTACGGCGGCGACAAGGCGGAAAACCTGTATGACGAAATCGTGAGCGCAGACGACGCCAAGGAGGGGATGGAGGTTGTCAAGGAAGCCGATGAGATCGAGGACGTCTCGAAACTGGAGCACGGCGCGGAAGACGAACCCATTAAGAAGCTTTCCCGCTTGATTCTGTACAACGCTCTCGAGCGGGGCGCGAGCGATATCCATCTCGAGCCTTTCGAGAAGAATGTCCGTCTCCGTTACCGCATTGACGGCAGTCTGGAGGAATCGAAAGGGCCGCCCAAGAGTCTGCAGCACAACCTCGTAGCGCGTCTGAAAATCCTGGCCGGCTGCCGCATCGACGAACACCGGCTGCCCCAGGACGGGCGCTTCCGAATCCGTTACAAGAGCCGCGAGATCGATTTCCGCGTGGCGTTCCTGCCGTGCAAGTACGGCGAGAAAGTCGTGCTGCGTGTGCTCGACAAGGGGAGCCTCGCCCTCGACCTCGACGGTCTTGGCTTTGAACCCCAGCCGTTGAGCGCGTTCAAGGAGGCCATCAAGCTGCCGCACGGCATGATCCTCGTGACGGGCCCGACGGGCAGCGGCAAGACCACGACCCTGTACAGTGTGCTGCACAAGCTCAACACGATCGACGTCAACATTGTTACGGTTGAGGACCCCATCGAATACGAGATGTTCGGCGTGAACCAGGTGCAGACCGCGGCGTCCATCGGCCTCACGTTCGCCGAAGCCTTGCGCCAAATCCTGCGTCAGGACCCGGACATTGTCATGGTCGGCGAAATCCGTGACTTCGAGACGGCGGACGTGGCGGTCAAGGCGGCCCTGACCGGCCACCTTGTGCTCAGCACCCTGCACACGAACGACGCGTCGGGCGTGTTCCCGCGCATGACGGACATGGGCATCGAGCCGTTCCTGGTGCAGTCTTCGGTAGCGCTGACATCGGCGCAGCGTCTGCTCAAGCGGGTTTGCCCTGATTGCGTGGAGCCTATCTCCGTTCCGAAAGAGGTGCTGGACCGCATCCAGTATCGCGGATTCGACTATATCGAGAGACCGCAGTTTGTGCGCGGTCGCGGCTGCGGCAAGTGCAAGGATTCGGGCTACCGGGGTCGTGTGGCGGTGCTCGAAGCCATGCGCAACTGGCCTGAACTGCAGCCGCTGATCCTGAATCGGGCTTCCGGATATCAGATCAAGCAGCAGGCGGTCGCCTGTGGCATGAAGACCCTGCGCCAGAATGCGCTGGCCCGGGCGGCCAAAGGTGTTACCACGATAGAACAGGTCCTGGACCATACCGTGGCGGATTGA
- a CDS encoding type IV pilus twitching motility protein PilT, whose product MAVPSIKELLTRMIREGASDLHIVVGAPPMIRVHGGLESMNGVDSLTPEQTQELIYAVMNEDQVAEFESEKECDLSFGIEGLSRFRLNVYRDRGSVVAAFRTIPFEILSFEQLGIPNVVADFAYRPMGLVLICGPTGSGKSTTLAAVIDKINQERNVHVITIEDPIEYLHHHGRSIINQREVHADTKSFAASLKRVLRQDPDVILIGEMRDTETIQAALTVAETGHLAFATLHTNDALQTINRIVDVFPSEQQDQVRTQLSFVLEGVVVQQLIPRADGMGRCIAMEIMLPNPAIRALIRSAKLEQIPSMIEIGRGEGMMTMNQSLYRLTRRGVITLDMAFKRSTNPEGLQKLVDKGRD is encoded by the coding sequence ATGGCGGTACCAAGCATCAAAGAACTCTTGACGCGCATGATTCGGGAGGGCGCCAGTGACTTGCACATTGTCGTGGGCGCGCCGCCCATGATCCGTGTTCACGGCGGGCTGGAGTCCATGAACGGGGTGGATTCTCTTACCCCGGAGCAGACACAGGAACTGATCTACGCGGTCATGAACGAGGACCAGGTCGCCGAATTCGAGTCGGAGAAGGAGTGCGACCTCTCTTTCGGCATCGAAGGCCTGAGCCGGTTCCGTCTCAACGTCTATCGCGACCGTGGCTCCGTTGTCGCGGCGTTTCGCACGATCCCGTTCGAGATTCTTTCCTTCGAGCAATTGGGCATTCCCAATGTGGTGGCGGATTTCGCATACCGGCCCATGGGCCTTGTGTTGATTTGCGGGCCGACCGGCAGTGGCAAGTCCACTACGCTGGCGGCGGTCATCGACAAGATTAACCAGGAGCGGAATGTCCACGTCATTACGATTGAGGACCCGATCGAGTACCTGCATCATCACGGCCGTTCCATTATTAACCAGCGCGAAGTGCATGCCGACACGAAGAGCTTCGCCGCGTCGCTCAAGCGCGTGCTCCGTCAGGACCCGGACGTGATTCTCATCGGCGAAATGCGAGATACCGAGACGATCCAGGCCGCGCTGACCGTGGCGGAAACGGGCCACCTGGCGTTCGCCACGTTGCACACGAACGATGCGCTGCAGACCATCAACCGCATCGTGGACGTGTTTCCCTCGGAACAGCAGGACCAGGTGCGCACGCAGCTCTCGTTCGTGCTGGAAGGTGTCGTCGTACAGCAGCTTATTCCGCGCGCTGACGGCATGGGCCGGTGTATCGCGATGGAGATCATGCTGCCCAATCCCGCGATACGCGCCTTGATCCGCAGCGCGAAACTGGAGCAAATCCCCTCGATGATCGAGATCGGCCGCGGCGAAGGCATGATGACAATGAACCAGTCGCTCTACCGGCTCACGCGGCGCGGCGTGATCACCTTGGACATGGCGTTCAAGCGCAGCACGAATCCGGAGGGGCTGCAAAAACTCGTGGACAAGGGGCGTGACTGA
- a CDS encoding PAS domain S-box protein, translating into MTDRLRVILRRCAVWLRGGYAVLRPTYDGPVSWLWFVGAGRLLVLAVVAVGAYALAGGVAFSPLLAVIYLGALASALWYLLALRREGSVSATMTWTQVLVDFAVVGATIGFTGGHGSLFTFLMVIVILEAGVLLGLPHGFVFATLSTFFMFVQTLPATAGLSNPLLQWYNFLIQGIAFYFTSFISGYWHQRVSRMKQFQRDILDNMNSGFLLTDEKGLVTAINKSACRILHLVEGDVIGRHVDGILRSDTGAECPVTTALRLGKDFTSYEFYVRTHDDATLLVGITTNRIRDVRGQVTGLIASFTDLTEMARMRQELQQHDRLAVVGELAAGLAHEIRNPVAAIRGAMEELRTASDNEALVERLARIAMRESEHLNEIVAAFLDFARDPSRRYEPVELGVLVQEVREQMLLKYRGSRRLLISTVLPETPCYVMGDATQIRQVFINLAQNAVEAMNECGELRITLNPTRGPVEVRFDDEGPGIPPDKVARVFEPFYTEKERGVGMGLAICHRIVTAHNGTIQAASRPGGGTSMSVRLPAAEKAEPR; encoded by the coding sequence GTGACTGACCGCTTGCGCGTGATTCTCCGCCGGTGTGCCGTATGGCTCAGAGGCGGGTACGCCGTTCTGCGTCCCACTTACGACGGGCCGGTTTCCTGGCTGTGGTTTGTCGGCGCGGGCCGATTGCTTGTGCTGGCCGTCGTCGCTGTGGGTGCCTATGCCCTCGCAGGGGGCGTCGCGTTCAGTCCGCTCCTCGCCGTCATTTATCTTGGCGCGCTTGCCAGCGCGCTCTGGTATCTCCTGGCCTTGCGCCGCGAGGGTTCGGTCTCCGCCACGATGACCTGGACCCAGGTGCTTGTCGACTTCGCCGTCGTGGGCGCCACCATCGGCTTCACCGGCGGCCATGGCAGCCTGTTCACATTCCTCATGGTTATTGTCATCCTGGAGGCCGGCGTCCTGCTCGGGCTGCCCCACGGCTTTGTGTTCGCCACGTTATCCACCTTCTTCATGTTTGTTCAGACCCTTCCCGCCACCGCCGGCCTGTCCAATCCGCTCCTGCAGTGGTACAACTTTCTCATCCAGGGAATTGCGTTCTATTTCACCTCCTTCATCAGCGGGTATTGGCATCAGCGTGTCAGCCGGATGAAGCAGTTTCAGCGCGATATCCTGGACAATATGAACAGCGGCTTCCTGCTCACCGACGAGAAAGGCCTTGTTACCGCGATCAACAAGTCGGCCTGCCGCATTCTGCATCTGGTCGAGGGGGATGTTATTGGCCGTCACGTGGACGGCATCCTTCGTTCGGATACGGGCGCGGAGTGTCCCGTCACGACAGCGTTGCGGCTCGGCAAGGATTTCACCAGTTACGAGTTTTACGTGCGCACCCACGATGACGCCACCCTGTTGGTCGGCATCACGACGAATCGTATCCGCGACGTGCGCGGCCAGGTTACCGGCCTCATCGCGTCGTTCACGGACCTGACCGAGATGGCGCGGATGCGCCAGGAACTGCAGCAGCATGACCGGCTTGCCGTTGTGGGCGAGTTGGCGGCGGGACTGGCGCACGAAATCCGAAATCCCGTTGCGGCCATTCGTGGGGCCATGGAAGAGCTCCGCACCGCCTCGGACAACGAGGCGCTGGTGGAACGCCTGGCCCGCATTGCGATGCGCGAATCAGAGCATCTGAACGAGATCGTGGCCGCTTTCCTCGATTTCGCGCGTGACCCCAGCCGCCGTTACGAGCCCGTGGAACTCGGCGTGCTTGTCCAGGAGGTGCGCGAACAGATGCTGCTCAAGTACCGCGGCTCGCGGCGGCTGCTCATCTCCACCGTGTTGCCCGAAACCCCTTGTTATGTCATGGGCGACGCCACGCAAATCCGGCAGGTGTTCATCAATCTGGCCCAGAACGCCGTGGAAGCCATGAACGAATGTGGCGAATTGCGCATTACCTTGAACCCCACCCGCGGCCCCGTCGAGGTTCGCTTCGACGATGAGGGCCCCGGTATTCCCCCCGACAAGGTTGCGCGAGTTTTCGAGCCTTTCTATACTGAGAAGGAGCGGGGGGTGGGGATGGGCCTTGCCATTTGCCATCGCATCGTTACGGCGCACAACGGAACCATTCAAGCGGCGTCGCGCCCCGGTGGCGGCACCTCGATGAGCGTACGGCTGCCCGCCGCCGAAAAGGCTGAGCCGCGATGA
- a CDS encoding sigma-54-dependent Fis family transcriptional regulator, with translation MQHRVLVVDDELGMRETLEIILQNAGYDVSVAGTPEAACALLENEHFDAVLTDLYMGNDRQAGMKLLTYIQEHAPHTPAIMMTAYGSVDTAIEAMRRGAVDYIQKPFKSNDEIRIRVKQAIAQRILIRENEALRMEQARRGDLENMIGQSPAFRELIVLVRKVATLPSTVALHGESGAGKELVARALHQLSNRGDKPFVAINCGGIPENLLESELFGYKRGAFTGATEDKEGLFVVANGGTVFLDEIGEMPVMLQAKLLRVLDNQTITPVGGVSEVRVDVRIISATNRDLEAMVEQGKFRSDLYYRLNVIPIPVPPLRERRDDIPMLVRHFIQKHSTKIGRPALQVSPEALDALVRYDWPGNVRELGNVLERVVALCGNDQVEFEDLPREVREFLPSEVAVVALPAEGVSLEDKVAALETSLIKQALERSRYSQKKAAELLGLTPRSLRYRLQKYGLEAD, from the coding sequence GTGCAGCATCGGGTCCTGGTCGTCGACGACGAACTCGGCATGCGCGAAACGCTTGAGATTATCCTGCAGAATGCGGGGTATGACGTGAGCGTGGCCGGCACGCCAGAGGCGGCGTGCGCCCTGCTCGAAAACGAACACTTCGACGCCGTGCTGACGGACTTGTACATGGGCAACGACCGCCAGGCGGGCATGAAGCTGCTTACCTACATCCAGGAACATGCGCCGCACACGCCGGCCATCATGATGACCGCCTACGGTTCCGTGGACACCGCGATCGAAGCCATGCGCCGCGGCGCCGTTGACTACATTCAGAAACCGTTCAAGAGCAACGACGAAATCCGCATCCGGGTGAAACAGGCTATCGCCCAGCGCATTCTCATCCGGGAAAACGAAGCCCTGCGCATGGAACAAGCGCGCCGCGGCGACCTCGAAAACATGATTGGGCAGAGCCCGGCCTTTCGCGAACTCATCGTGCTTGTGCGCAAAGTCGCGACCTTGCCCAGCACCGTGGCGCTTCACGGCGAAAGTGGCGCGGGCAAGGAACTGGTCGCCCGGGCGCTCCACCAGCTCAGCAACCGCGGCGACAAGCCCTTCGTTGCCATCAACTGCGGCGGCATTCCCGAGAACCTGCTCGAAAGCGAGTTGTTTGGCTACAAGCGCGGCGCATTCACCGGCGCGACGGAAGACAAGGAGGGTCTCTTTGTCGTTGCGAACGGCGGCACGGTCTTTCTGGACGAAATCGGCGAAATGCCGGTGATGCTGCAGGCCAAACTCCTCCGCGTACTGGACAATCAGACCATTACGCCCGTGGGCGGTGTCTCCGAGGTGCGGGTGGACGTCCGCATCATCAGCGCGACCAACCGCGACCTCGAAGCCATGGTCGAGCAGGGAAAATTCCGCAGCGACCTTTATTACCGTCTCAACGTGATTCCAATTCCCGTACCGCCGTTGCGGGAGCGCCGGGACGACATCCCCATGCTCGTGCGCCATTTCATCCAGAAACACTCCACGAAGATCGGGCGGCCCGCGCTGCAGGTCAGCCCCGAAGCCCTGGATGCGCTCGTGCGCTACGACTGGCCGGGCAATGTGCGCGAACTGGGTAACGTACTGGAACGGGTCGTTGCCCTCTGCGGCAACGACCAAGTCGAATTCGAGGACCTGCCCCGCGAGGTACGCGAGTTCCTGCCTTCAGAGGTGGCCGTGGTTGCGCTGCCCGCCGAGGGCGTGAGTCTTGAGGACAAGGTGGCCGCGCTCGAGACTTCGCTCATCAAGCAGGCGCTCGAACGGTCTCGATACTCTCAAAAGAAGGCGGCCGAACTGCTTGGCCTTACCCCCCGGTCGCTGCGGTACCGGCTGCAGAAATACGGCCTGGAAGCAGACTGA
- a CDS encoding PilT/PilU family type 4a pilus ATPase: MFIGSRATNTILDVFRIGLSELIRKVGLPREVVYKTPGCQIRARANDLGRRVDNMRIIFDVRDGVKQDEVIAAMEETRIGARVKFENGSCTLQVPPFEWRQLPMLAPLDKIVQNYAKHTMRSQTWVLEPLEYVGHNLNINILIEEMEKRKASDLHLRAGAKPYIRVDNDLMPLENMPVLSAGDVREFLLQLGGEEEHEALMAEKEISFQYHAAGIGYLRCSGYVKTGAIAIAIRLIPEEPPSFESLNLPLVVRDVCNRQRGLFLVCGITGSGKSTTLAAMVDFINQTRFAHIITVEDPIEYVYQDKKSVISQRQVGRDTYSFANALRGALREDPDVILVGEMRDMETIRAGLSAAETGHLVFSTLHTTTAVDTINRIISYFPQNERDLIRQELAYTLQGVVCQRLVKRAGGGRVPIVEILLGGRPIVRDAILDGDIDKLHGIIEVDGDMTSFDEYAVKLYQNGTVSREEAISACSNEQGFERVISGIKSSEGRKILK; encoded by the coding sequence ATGTTTATTGGAAGTCGGGCGACCAACACCATCCTGGACGTATTTCGTATCGGTCTTTCGGAATTGATCCGCAAAGTCGGGTTGCCGCGCGAAGTGGTCTATAAAACCCCCGGCTGTCAAATTCGCGCGCGCGCAAATGACTTGGGCAGGCGCGTCGATAATATGCGGATCATTTTTGATGTCCGTGATGGGGTGAAGCAGGATGAAGTGATTGCCGCGATGGAGGAAACCCGAATCGGCGCCCGCGTCAAGTTCGAGAACGGCTCATGCACGCTGCAGGTGCCGCCTTTCGAGTGGCGTCAATTGCCGATGCTCGCGCCGTTGGACAAGATCGTCCAGAACTACGCGAAGCACACGATGCGGTCGCAGACCTGGGTTCTCGAGCCGCTCGAATATGTCGGGCATAACCTGAATATCAACATCCTCATCGAGGAGATGGAGAAGCGCAAGGCGTCCGACCTGCACTTGCGCGCGGGGGCCAAGCCCTATATCCGCGTGGATAACGACCTGATGCCGCTGGAGAACATGCCGGTCCTTTCGGCCGGAGACGTGAGGGAGTTCCTGCTCCAGTTGGGCGGAGAAGAGGAACATGAAGCGCTGATGGCCGAGAAGGAAATCAGTTTTCAATACCATGCGGCGGGAATCGGCTATCTGCGTTGCAGCGGCTATGTAAAGACAGGCGCCATTGCTATCGCAATACGCCTCATTCCCGAAGAACCGCCGTCTTTCGAAAGCCTTAACCTGCCTCTGGTTGTGCGTGATGTCTGCAACCGGCAGCGCGGCCTGTTCCTGGTCTGCGGCATTACCGGCAGCGGCAAGTCGACGACACTGGCGGCGATGGTGGACTTCATCAACCAGACACGGTTCGCGCACATTATCACGGTCGAAGACCCGATCGAATATGTGTACCAGGACAAGAAGAGCGTCATCTCACAGCGGCAGGTCGGCCGCGATACCTACAGTTTCGCAAACGCGCTGCGCGGCGCGTTGCGCGAAGACCCGGACGTGATTCTCGTGGGCGAAATGCGCGACATGGAGACCATCCGGGCCGGGCTCAGCGCCGCCGAAACCGGGCATCTCGTCTTCAGCACGCTGCACACAACCACGGCAGTGGACACGATCAATCGCATCATCAGCTATTTCCCGCAGAATGAACGCGACCTTATTCGCCAGGAACTTGCCTATACCCTGCAAGGCGTCGTATGCCAGCGTCTCGTCAAACGTGCAGGCGGCGGACGCGTGCCCATTGTCGAGATCCTGCTCGGCGGGCGGCCCATCGTGCGCGACGCAATCCTCGACGGCGACATCGACAAACTGCATGGCATCATCGAAGTGGATGGCGACATGACCAGTTTCGATGAATACGCCGTGAAGCTGTATCAGAACGGGACCGTATCCCGCGAGGAGGCCATTTCCGCGTGCTCGAACGAACAGGGCTTTGAACGAGTCATTTCGGGCATCAAATCCTCCGAAGGCCGCAAGATTCTCAAGTGA
- a CDS encoding tetratricopeptide repeat protein: MADVQTPSDNDAAFGERLVAQAIETMMAEAAAADAMRGAHPAESRGHAAVADAESAEDEHAKATGAQRARHLLSRAKEALLTGDFEAAARMLAQSLELDPQNRQAYRALAEMHQSLGRMEDEMRVLQDWAGAIPGDAMPHYLLSRAYERMGLDAEAYSELQLFETLSSGSLPAYPMLAEMYHDLGMRAEERQTLQDWTRAAPGSPDAHHALAQYYRSVGNYAAAARQYEHLAALTPQNASVYAEMAAVYRQMNMFAEAEASYLQALELQPNSPGVLFQLGNLYRASGDYYAALDAYQGVIDAAPNSQQARQAARAIQRLQNQLANPGAQQPPKPKPKRAVLAFRN; encoded by the coding sequence GTGGCGGACGTACAGACGCCCTCGGACAATGACGCCGCCTTTGGCGAACGGCTGGTCGCCCAAGCCATCGAAACGATGATGGCCGAGGCCGCCGCCGCGGATGCGATGCGCGGAGCGCACCCGGCCGAGAGCCGCGGTCACGCCGCGGTCGCCGACGCGGAAAGCGCGGAAGACGAACACGCCAAGGCTACCGGCGCGCAGCGGGCAAGACATCTCTTGAGCCGGGCCAAGGAAGCCCTGCTCACGGGAGATTTTGAGGCGGCCGCGCGGATGCTGGCCCAGAGTCTTGAACTCGACCCGCAGAACCGGCAGGCATATCGCGCACTGGCGGAAATGCACCAGAGCCTCGGCAGAATGGAAGACGAAATGCGCGTCCTGCAGGACTGGGCCGGAGCCATCCCCGGCGACGCCATGCCACATTATCTGCTTTCACGCGCCTATGAGCGTATGGGACTTGACGCGGAGGCCTACTCGGAGCTTCAACTCTTCGAAACCCTCAGCAGCGGAAGCCTGCCCGCTTATCCCATGCTTGCCGAGATGTATCACGACTTGGGCATGCGCGCCGAAGAACGCCAGACGCTGCAGGATTGGACCCGGGCCGCGCCAGGGTCGCCGGACGCGCATCATGCGCTGGCGCAGTATTACCGGAGCGTCGGCAACTACGCCGCCGCCGCGCGCCAATATGAGCACTTGGCCGCGCTCACGCCGCAGAATGCGTCCGTTTATGCTGAAATGGCGGCTGTTTATAGGCAAATGAACATGTTTGCGGAAGCGGAGGCAAGCTACCTGCAAGCGCTCGAATTGCAGCCCAACAGCCCCGGCGTGCTTTTCCAGCTGGGCAATCTCTATCGTGCGTCGGGAGACTACTATGCGGCTCTCGATGCATACCAAGGCGTCATTGACGCCGCGCCGAACTCCCAGCAGGCGCGCCAGGCAGCCCGCGCCATTCAGCGTCTGCAGAATCAACTGGCGAATCCGGGTGCGCAGCAGCCTCCAAAACCCAAGCCGAAACGGGCCGTGCTGGCCTTCAGAAACTAA